One Rossellomorea aquimaris DNA window includes the following coding sequences:
- a CDS encoding DUF1002 domain-containing protein, which yields MKKLITIALLLSLMVGLTQPAFAADNDKKSINEKFGLPIVVYGETLTGEQKKEVQDQLGMEDGTEVEEFTATGEDLVKYIEGENRNARMFSSAMITRKEKGEGLKVNIVTPENITEVTNSMYSNALLTAGVENAVVDVASPVKVSGHSALVGIYKAYDVSGEKLDTVRMEVANEELTVATELAKEAGIDKEEVSNLLTEIKKEIAEQDPATKEEVEQIVEEKLQTLNIELSPEDRQLLIDLFEKMRSLDINFDNVQQQLDDLTNDIQTTIKEIVKDEGFGQKVSDFFTGLLNAIADFFKSIKNLFG from the coding sequence ATGAAGAAATTGATTACCATTGCCTTACTATTATCACTAATGGTGGGCCTCACCCAGCCAGCATTTGCTGCAGATAATGATAAAAAAAGCATCAATGAAAAATTCGGCCTGCCTATCGTTGTATATGGGGAAACCCTTACCGGCGAACAAAAGAAAGAGGTTCAAGATCAATTAGGAATGGAAGACGGAACCGAAGTGGAAGAGTTTACGGCAACGGGCGAAGACCTTGTGAAGTATATTGAAGGTGAAAACCGTAATGCCCGTATGTTTTCCTCCGCCATGATTACTCGCAAAGAGAAAGGCGAGGGTCTGAAGGTAAATATTGTGACACCGGAAAATATTACGGAAGTGACGAATTCTATGTATTCAAATGCTTTATTAACTGCAGGCGTCGAGAACGCAGTAGTAGATGTGGCCTCTCCTGTGAAGGTAAGTGGTCATTCTGCATTAGTCGGAATTTATAAAGCGTATGATGTTAGTGGGGAGAAGCTTGATACGGTTCGGATGGAGGTTGCCAACGAGGAATTAACCGTGGCAACAGAACTTGCCAAAGAAGCTGGGATTGATAAGGAAGAAGTCAGTAACCTGTTAACCGAAATAAAGAAGGAAATAGCCGAACAGGATCCCGCTACGAAAGAAGAAGTTGAACAAATCGTTGAAGAGAAGCTTCAAACTCTGAACATCGAGCTAAGCCCGGAGGATCGCCAGTTATTAATCGATTTGTTTGAAAAAATGAGGTCACTGGATATTAACTTCGATAATGTTCAACAACAATTAGATGACCTGACGAATGACATCCAAACCACGATTAAGGAAATTGTCAAAGATGAAGGGTTCGGGCAAAAAGTGTCTGACTTCTTTACTGGCTTATTAAATGCCATCGCTGATTTCTTTAAATCCATTAAAAATCTATTTGGGTAA
- a CDS encoding ATP-binding protein produces MKNSNLTLNKKVSLLLLSSLFLTIVFSFLFIHFLYKDLYIGTVKESLLYQGQRTADHYHYGDVSGSVRDKILWYNVISPYEVSVVEKLEDLTKSFPYRIDQNPLINNDDKRELAKGNPVMKEGYVAEFNRNVIGAIFPLMNEERLMGYLLIYIPLAEMTEVFSKGIPILVLTGVMFYFVLFLIIQSSLGSLFKPVREMQQFSNKVAKGDFSDRLNVNSRDEMAELALTFNSMVDSLQHQEERKRQFLSNVAHELRTPLTYIGGYAKALTDKVQTNPEEMEESLRLIQKESIRMQKLITELLELNKLEDSSFSLDIEPIVLSQLIMDSLTLIRPHAKNKKMDVQHDLNEESIIHGDPNRVMQVFYNILDNALKYSPEESRILIQSYEEGEMAVVKIRDTGIGIPAGSLSRIGERFYRSDLSRTRNTGGYGLGLSIAKEIMNKHDGSLSIDSEESKGTTVQLRFPLLEIKD; encoded by the coding sequence TTGAAAAATTCCAATCTGACTCTCAATAAAAAAGTCTCTCTTCTATTATTAAGCAGCTTATTTTTAACCATTGTCTTTTCATTTCTTTTTATTCATTTTCTCTATAAGGATCTATATATTGGGACCGTTAAGGAGTCACTGCTTTATCAAGGACAGAGAACAGCTGATCACTATCACTATGGTGACGTAAGCGGGAGTGTAAGAGATAAAATCCTTTGGTATAATGTGATCTCCCCTTACGAAGTGTCTGTTGTGGAGAAACTTGAAGACTTAACCAAAAGCTTCCCATATCGTATTGACCAAAATCCTCTCATCAATAACGATGACAAAAGAGAATTGGCTAAAGGTAACCCGGTAATGAAAGAAGGATATGTAGCAGAATTTAACCGGAATGTGATTGGAGCTATCTTTCCTCTGATGAACGAAGAAAGATTAATGGGGTACTTACTCATATACATCCCCTTGGCTGAAATGACGGAAGTGTTTAGTAAAGGGATCCCTATATTGGTGCTCACAGGTGTCATGTTTTATTTTGTATTGTTCTTGATCATTCAATCTTCTTTAGGATCATTATTTAAACCTGTTAGGGAAATGCAACAATTTTCGAATAAAGTGGCTAAAGGTGATTTTTCAGACAGGCTCAATGTCAACTCGAGAGATGAAATGGCAGAACTTGCTCTGACATTTAATAGTATGGTCGATTCTCTTCAACATCAAGAGGAACGGAAGCGTCAGTTTCTTTCGAATGTTGCCCATGAATTAAGGACTCCCCTTACCTATATCGGTGGATATGCAAAGGCACTGACCGACAAGGTTCAAACGAACCCTGAAGAAATGGAAGAAAGCCTGCGCCTAATTCAAAAAGAATCGATTCGGATGCAGAAATTAATTACAGAGCTACTTGAATTGAATAAATTGGAGGATAGCTCTTTTTCTTTAGATATTGAACCGATTGTACTCTCTCAGTTAATTATGGATTCATTAACACTTATCCGCCCTCATGCAAAAAACAAAAAAATGGATGTCCAACATGATTTAAATGAAGAATCCATTATTCATGGGGATCCCAACCGGGTCATGCAGGTATTCTATAATATTTTGGATAATGCCTTGAAATATTCTCCTGAAGAGAGTCGCATTCTCATTCAATCGTACGAAGAAGGTGAAATGGCTGTTGTAAAAATAAGGGATACCGGTATTGGCATTCCTGCAGGTTCCTTATCCCGTATCGGAGAAAGATTTTACCGCTCCGATTTGTCTAGAACAAGAAATACAGGAGGATACGGCCTCGGTTTATCCATCGCCAAAGAAATCATGAATAAACACGATGGTTCTTTGTCTATAGATAGTGAAGAAAGCAAGGGAACAACGGTCCAACTAAGGTTTCCTTTACTTGAAATAAAAGACTGA
- a CDS encoding response regulator transcription factor, whose product MKKWNVLIVDDEPEMRQLIKLYLNRDQYFCLDAENGLAALDQLKKTHVDIMVVDIMMPFMDGYQLLKEVRETSQVPFIFLSAKGDDLDKVKGLRLGSDDYMVKPFNAEELVARIETILRRSYGTQSSQHSMIERYGPVSFNLASRTISVGELSPRLTLKEYELFLFLARNQGRVYKRDQLLDQVWGSDYEGSDRTVDTHIKTLRLKLKNHGPLIETVWGLGYKFEGSV is encoded by the coding sequence TTGAAAAAATGGAATGTCCTGATTGTGGATGATGAGCCGGAAATGAGGCAGCTGATCAAACTGTATTTAAATAGAGATCAATATTTCTGCTTAGATGCAGAGAATGGACTCGCTGCCCTTGATCAGCTGAAGAAAACACATGTGGATATCATGGTTGTGGATATCATGATGCCATTCATGGATGGTTATCAATTACTAAAAGAGGTTCGGGAAACAAGCCAGGTTCCCTTCATCTTCCTTTCGGCAAAGGGAGATGATTTAGACAAGGTGAAAGGACTTAGGCTTGGAAGTGACGACTATATGGTTAAACCATTTAATGCTGAGGAACTTGTTGCACGAATTGAAACGATCCTGAGAAGATCCTACGGAACTCAATCGTCCCAACATTCAATGATCGAACGATATGGACCGGTGTCATTTAATTTGGCATCAAGGACGATTTCAGTTGGTGAACTTTCACCTCGCTTAACCTTAAAAGAATATGAACTATTCTTGTTCCTGGCCCGTAATCAAGGAAGAGTGTATAAGCGAGATCAGCTTCTCGATCAAGTATGGGGAAGTGATTATGAAGGAAGCGATCGTACAGTGGATACCCATATTAAAACATTACGTCTGAAATTGAAGAACCATGGACCTTTGATCGAAACTGTGTGGGGCCTTGGCTATAAGTTCGAGGGATCCGTTTGA
- a CDS encoding sulfite exporter TauE/SafE family protein, with translation MDLAFIITIFLIGFVGSYISGMVGIGGSIIKYPLLLYIPPLLGVATFTAHEVSGISAVQVFFATLGGVWAYRKGGYLNRTLITYMGVSILIGSFIGGYGSKFMSEAGINIVYGILALIAAIMMFIPKKGIDDINLEDVTFNKWLAAILALIVGIGAGIVGAAGAFLLVPIMLVVLKIPTRMTIASSLAITLISSIGSTIGKISTGQVEYLPAMIMVVASLIASPLGAMAGKKMNTKVLQMILAVLILATAIKIWLDIL, from the coding sequence ATGGATTTGGCATTTATTATTACAATCTTTCTAATCGGATTTGTCGGCTCGTATATATCAGGAATGGTAGGGATCGGCGGTAGTATCATTAAATACCCCCTGCTCCTTTATATTCCGCCATTGCTTGGAGTAGCAACATTCACTGCTCACGAAGTTTCAGGTATTAGCGCAGTTCAGGTATTCTTTGCCACACTGGGTGGGGTCTGGGCTTACCGTAAAGGAGGCTATCTTAATAGAACTCTTATCACATACATGGGTGTAAGTATTTTAATTGGTAGCTTCATTGGAGGGTATGGTTCAAAATTCATGAGTGAGGCTGGAATTAATATAGTATATGGAATTCTTGCATTAATTGCGGCTATCATGATGTTCATTCCCAAAAAAGGCATTGATGATATAAACCTTGAGGACGTAACATTTAACAAGTGGTTAGCGGCGATACTTGCTTTGATCGTCGGGATTGGAGCAGGTATCGTTGGAGCGGCAGGAGCTTTCCTATTAGTTCCGATTATGCTGGTGGTCCTTAAGATTCCTACAAGAATGACGATCGCTTCATCCCTTGCCATCACGTTGATTTCTTCAATCGGATCAACAATCGGAAAGATATCGACAGGTCAAGTGGAATATCTACCAGCTATGATTATGGTCGTAGCTAGTTTAATTGCATCTCCACTGGGCGCTATGGCAGGAAAGAAAATGAATACAAAGGTTCTTCAAATGATACTAGCCGTTTTAATCCTGGCTACAGCGATTAAAATCTGGCTCGATATACTTTAA